The Streptomyces sp. NBC_00670 genome window below encodes:
- a CDS encoding GntR family transcriptional regulator produces MADQLTPLADDRALLGRTSTAERVADILRSRIAEGYFPPGTRLSEDGIGGALGVSRNTLREAFRLLTHERLLVHELNRGVFVRVLTVEDVEDIYRVRRLVECAVVRGLGDPPYAVDGLAAAVEEGGRAAREGDWKGVSTANIHFHRALVALAGSDRTDEVMRSVFAELRLAFHVVDDPRRLHEPYLTRNRQLLHTLRSGERDHAENLLATYLDDSREGLVKVYARRVADAG; encoded by the coding sequence ATGGCAGACCAGTTGACGCCGCTGGCCGACGACCGCGCCCTCCTGGGCCGGACCAGCACCGCCGAGCGGGTGGCGGACATCCTCAGAAGCCGCATCGCCGAGGGCTACTTCCCACCCGGCACCCGGCTCTCCGAGGACGGCATCGGCGGGGCGCTGGGCGTCTCCCGCAACACCCTGCGCGAGGCGTTCCGGCTGCTCACGCACGAACGGCTGCTCGTCCACGAGCTCAACCGGGGCGTGTTCGTACGAGTGCTGACCGTCGAGGACGTGGAGGACATCTACCGGGTGCGCCGGCTCGTCGAGTGCGCCGTCGTGCGCGGCCTGGGCGACCCGCCGTACGCCGTCGACGGGCTCGCCGCGGCGGTCGAGGAGGGCGGCCGGGCGGCCCGAGAGGGCGACTGGAAGGGCGTCTCCACCGCCAACATCCACTTCCACCGCGCGCTCGTCGCGCTCGCGGGCAGCGACCGCACGGACGAGGTGATGCGCAGCGTCTTCGCCGAACTACGCCTGGCCTTCCACGTGGTGGACGACCCGCGCCGCCTCCACGAGCCCTACCTCACCCGCAACCGCCAACTCCTCCACACCCTCCGGTCCGGCGAACGGGACCACGCCGAAAACCTCCTCGCGACCTACCTGGACGACTCCAGAGAGGGCCTGGTGAAGGTCTACGCCCGCCGAGTGGCGGACGCCGGCTAA